In Chlorocebus sabaeus isolate Y175 chromosome 11, mChlSab1.0.hap1, whole genome shotgun sequence, one DNA window encodes the following:
- the LOC103218650 gene encoding small ribosomal subunit protein eS6-like has product MVEGKGGARHVLHGGKQERSAGELPLESHQVLEVFSCFKMKLNISFPVTGCQKLIEVDDECKFCTFYEKLMATEVAADALGEEWKGYVVQISGGNNKQGFPMKQHVLTHGCVCLLLSKGHSCYRPRRTGERKRKSVRGCIVDANLSVLNLVIVKKKTRKKGKKDIPGLTDTTVPRRLGPKRASRIRKPSSLSEEDDVHQYVVIKPLNKEGKKPRTKAPKIHRLVTPHFLWHKGQHIALKMPHTKKNKEEAAEYAKLLGKRMKEAKEKFQEQIVKRHRLSFLRASTSKSESSQK; this is encoded by the coding sequence atggtggaaggtaaaggaggagcaaggcatgtcttacatggcggcaagcaagagagaagtgcaggggaactccctttaGAAAGCCATCAGGTCTTAGAGGTGTTCAGCTGCTTCAAGATGAAACTGAACATCTCCTTCCCAGTCACTGGCTGCCAGAAACTCATTGAGGTAGACGATGAATgcaaattttgtactttttatgaGAAGCTTATGGCCACAGAAGTTGCTGCTGATGCTCTGGGTGAAGAATGGAAAGGTTATGTGGTTCAAATCAGTGGTGGGAACAACAAACAAGGTTTCCCCATGAAGCAGCATGTCTTGACCCATGGCTGTGTCTGCCTGTTACTGAGTAAGGGGCATTCCTGTTACAGACCAAGGAGaactggagaaagaaagagaaaatcagttCGTGGTTGCATAGTGGATGCCAATCTGAGCGTTCTCAACTTggttattgttaaaaaaaaaacaaggaaaaaaggaaagaaggatatTCCTGGACTGACTGATACTACGGTGCCTCGTCGCCTGGGGCCCAAAAGAGCTAGCAGAATCCGCAAACCTTCCAGTCTCTCTGAAGAAGATGATGTTCACCAGTATGTTGTAATAAAGCCCTTAAACAAAGAAGGTAAGAAACCTAGGACCAAAGCACCCAAGATTCATCGTCTTGTTACTCCACATTTCCTGTGGCACAAAGGGCAGCATATTGCTCTGAAGATGCCGCAtactaagaaaaataaggaagaggCTGCAGAATATGCTAAACTTTTGGGCAAGAGAATGAAAGAGGCTAAAGAGAAGTTCCAGGAACAAATTGTGAAGAGACACAGACTTTCCTTTCTGCGAGCTTCTACTTCTAAGTCTGAATCCAGTCAGAAATAA